In the Drosophila gunungcola strain Sukarami unplaced genomic scaffold, Dgunungcola_SK_2 000001F, whole genome shotgun sequence genome, one interval contains:
- the LOC128262116 gene encoding uncharacterized protein LOC128262116, which produces MMVSKLWNSCFPEFTPDHVHRHNFYLCQWQRNTQVRIVYLFYRWITAITCLAALVCSLLDIGRTDEHFEHHYAKWWIYLTHWGLLFCTVQAWLAAWIVTQGMMVEREDFEIVRQAKKSRLHHLYWVLYTCATVYAFIVTMCYWLLVHNPEIHKIDALNIMVHVLNTIIMLIDLAIVGHPIKMSHAYFTTGIGLAYAIFTGIYFLAGGTDRKNQTAIYPMMDWTKPGKAIIVTACAIIFTFFVHFCCYLLYRGRVWLFTKLCIRGRHNRDGEMGEGLNDDSGSRMGGAGGGGVGGGVGGVGGGGVSSSGGGTAGGLVAAAGAVGSSQDYAHQQQYPIAHTEQPRAGSHSHHHQQQQQQQQQPPGSYQLPPQYSGYLQQPVVAGVNVGVISAEGVYQPIGTDTGRTSGGGPDGKHKSSASVSATGGAGPGSGAGAGAGSGAGSGSGSGSALTRTVAHLEASQREQFLNPNKIVEYKM; this is translated from the exons ATGATGGTTAGCAAATTGTGGAACAGCTGCTTCCCGGAGTTCACTCCGGACCATGTGCATCGCCACAACTTTTACCTGTGCCAG tGGCAGCGCAACACGCAGGTGCGCATCGTGTACCTGTTCTACCGCTGGATAACGGCCATCACCTGCCTGGCGGCGCTGGTCTGCTCTTTGCTGGACATCGGGCGCACGGACGAGCACTTCGAGCACCACTACGCCAAGTGGTGGATCTACCTGACCCACTGGGGCCTGCTCTTCTGCACGGTGCAGGCCTGGCTGGCCGCCTGGATAGTCACCCAGGGCATGATGGTGGAGCGCGAGGACTTCGAGATCGTGCGCCAGGCGAAGAAGAGCCGCCTGCACCACCTCTACTGGGTGCTCTACACCTGTGCCACTGTCTATGCTTTCATCGTCACCATGTGCTACTGGCTCTTGGTCCACAATCCCG AGATTCACAAGATTGATGCGCTGAACATAATGGTGCATGTGCTCAACACGATTATAATGCTGATCGATTTGGCCATTGTGGGGCACCCGATAAAGATGAGCCACGCCTACTTCACCACCGGCATTGGCCTGGCCTATGCCATATTCACGGGCATCTACTTCTTGGCCGGCGGCACAGACAG GAAAAACCAAACTGCCATCTATCCGATGATGGACTGGACCAAGCCGGGCAAGGCGATCATTGTGACGGCCTGTGCGATCATCTTCACCTTTTTTGTGCACTTCTGCTGCTACCTCTTGTACCGCGGCAGGGTGTGGCTCTTCACCAAGCTGTGCATCCGCGGGCGTCACAATCGCGATGGGGAAATGGGTGAGGGTCTCAACGACGACTCCGGATCCCGCATGGGTGGCGCAGGCGGAGGGGGAGTTGGAGGAGGAGTTGGAGGAGTCGGAGGCGGAGGAGTATCCTCCAGTGGCGGAGGAACAGCTGGTGGCCTGGTGGCTGCCGCTGGCGCTGTGGGCAGCAGCCAGGACTACGCCCACCAGCAGCAGTATCCCATTGCCCACACGGAGCAGCCGAGGGCGGGCAGCCacagccaccaccaccaacagcagcagcagcagcagcagcagccgccgggCAGCTACCAGCTGCCGCCGCAGTACTCCGGATATCTGCAGCAGCCGGTGGTGGCCGGGGTCAATGTGGGCGTGATCAGTGCCGAGGGCGTGTACCAGCCCATTGGCACGGACACTGGACGCACCAGTGGCGGTGGTCCGGACGGCAAGCACAAGTCATCCGCCTCGGTATCGGCCACTGGAGGAGCTGGTCCCGGAtctggagcaggagcaggagccggATCTGGtgcgggatcgggatcgggatcgggctCGGCCTTGACGCGCACCGTGGCCCACCTGGAGGCGTCGCAGCGGGAGCAGTTCCTCAACCCCAACAAGATCGTCGAGTACAAGATGTAA
- the LOC128262117 gene encoding uncharacterized protein LOC128262117, whose translation MSGITRSVSAPNFSVRSVGSSLSENTRYVETESSQADVEDSVVEAGTSYNIFPPRRERSQCLFRSYVCLLLGIQVALASLQWLGSTYRWRPQLNPANRSLSVLLLLLSWINLTLAFVGFRRLQFTFPLNWIVFGCIFESLTLLVVCLHILEQDLTWPFILIGIGVLVVYTLLGLWVPGFLTANLWILILASMVVFVVSSVALGCRLQMRYYVPASICLVFFGPWAMYNSQKLFLPSRRTGYLAHQYLEAAAKMFINFACTVSGVIFAHRISVDTLDAHGG comes from the coding sequence ATGTCAGGTATAACCAGATCAGTATCAGCCCCGAATTTCAGCGTGCGATCCGTTGGATCCTCTCTCTCCGAAAACACTCGATACGTGGAGACGGAGTCCAGTCAAGCGGATGTGGAGGATTCGGTGGTGGAGGCGGGCACATCGTACAACATATTCCCGCCGAGGCGGGAGCGATCCCAGTGTCTCTTTCGCAGCTACGTCTGCCTGCTGCTGGGCATCCAGGTGGCACTGGCCTCGCTGCAGTGGTTGGGCTCCACGTACCGCTGGCGACCGCAACTGAATCCTGCCAATCGCAGCCTGTCcgtgctgctgctcctgctctcGTGGATCAACCTGACGCTGGCCTTCGTCGGCTTCCGGCGGCTGCAGTTCACCTTCCCCCTCAACTGGATAGTGTTCGGCTGCATCTTCGAGAGCCTCACGCTGCTGGTGGTGTGCCTGCACATCCTCGAACAGGATCTGACCTGGCCATTCATCCTGATCGGCATCGGAGTGCTGGTCGTGTACACGCTGCTGGGACTGTGGGTGCCCGGCTTCCTCACCGCCAACCTCTGGATCCTCATCCTGGCCAGCATGGTCGTCTTCGTGGTCTCCTCCGTGGCCCTGGGCTGCCGCCTGCAAATGCGCTACTATGTTCCGGCCAGCATTTGCCTGGTCTTCTTCGGACCTTGGGCCATGTACAACTCCCAGAAGCTCTTCCTGCCCAGCAGGCGGACCGGCTACTTGGCCCACCAGTACTTGGAGGCGGCCGCCAAAATGTTCATCAACTTTGCATGCACCGTGAGCGGCGTTATTTTTGCCCACCGCATTTCTGTGGACACTTTGGATGCCCACGGCGGCTAG
- the LOC128262118 gene encoding LOW QUALITY PROTEIN: uncharacterized protein LOC128262118 (The sequence of the model RefSeq protein was modified relative to this genomic sequence to represent the inferred CDS: inserted 1 base in 1 codon), which produces MSDQEPGDGLQRLRLRVRLWIYGIAIVFIVLAIGLLILPDLIKGYPLVPDSVATYCFFGIGLVSLCVFVSVTWLRRXFPINWIMSCSIAACLALGTVCVLSEQPAGHALLLSLEILIMMALLLLIGSLLLPQCPKLAYLFLTWFIFVVLSSVLMVAVAVHLEDRLLVYEVAVHFVLWQVGFPVVVFQAQVISGYWDNLPPLLDKPLCSTMLLFDFLACYAVLDSAGDIGYELFYVSRASNQKFMARVIESQM; this is translated from the exons ATGAGTGATCAGGAGCCGGGAGATGGCCTCCAGCGCCTTCGTCTCAGGGTGCGTCTGTGGATCTACGGCATCGCTATCGTGTTCATTGTCCTGGCCATCGGACTGCTCATCCTGCCGGACCTGATCAAGGGATATCCCCTGGTGCCGGACAGCGTGGCCACCTATTGTTTCTTTGGCATTGGCTTGGTTTCCCTGTGTGTCTTTGTGTCCGTGACCTGGCTGCGTC AATTCCCCATCAATTGGATTATGAGCTGCTCCATTGCAGCCTGTCTAGCCTTGGGAACCGTCTGTGTCCTGTCCGAGCAGCCAGCTGGACATGCTCTGCTCTTGAGTCTGGAAATCCTCATAATGATGGCCCTTCTACTGCTGATTGGCTCCCTGCTGCTGCCCCAGTGTCCCAAGTTGGCCTACCTATTCCTCACCTGGTTCATATTCGTGGTGCTGTCCAGTGTCCTCATGGTCGCAGTGGCTGTCCACCTGGAAGATCGCTTACTCGTCTACGAAGTAGCCGTTCACTTTGTGCTCTGGCAAGTCGGATTCCCGGTGGTAGTGTTCCAGGCTCAGGTGATCTCCGGTTATTGGGACAACCTGCCGCCGCTCCTCGACAAGCCGCTCTGCTCCACCATGCTGCTGTTCGACTTCCTCGCCTGCTACGCCGTTCTGGACTCCGCCGGTGACATTGGATACGAACTCTTCTACGTCAGCCGAGCGTCGAACCAGAAGTTTATGGCCAGAGTCATTGAGAGCCAAATGTGA